The sequence GTCAGCTGATCCACGCGACGGTATCTTCACGCGTGCCTGCGACTGTCTCGTCATCTTCGTGGCCAAGGACACTGAAACCGGAAAGGCGGTTCCCGTGCCTCCGCTGACCCCGGAGTCCACCGAGCACCAGCGTGTGTGGGAGGCTGCGGAGTCCCGCATTGAGCTACGCAAGGCCATCGAGGAAGAGATGGAAAAGCAGACCTATGACGGCCCCTCAGATGCGCCGCGCATGATCAACCGCTTCCTTGCCAAGCCCACAGACGTCAACTGGGGCGGCAATGTCCACGGCGGCACCGCCATGGAGTGGATCGATGAGGCAGGCTCTGCCTGCACGATGGAGTGGTCTGGCGAACACACCGTTGCGGTGTATGCCGGCGGCATTCGTTTTTACCGCCCGATTCACATCGGCGACCTCATTGAGGTTGATGCCCGCATGATGCGCACCGATGCCCGCTCCATGCAGATGTCTGTCCACGTGCGCTCCGGCAACCCTCGCGGTGGCCGTGAGAAGCTGCAGACCGCCATTCATGCCACGGTGTCCTACATGGCCATGGACGCTGACTGGCAGCCGCTGGCCGCCCGTCAGTTCACTCCGCGCACAGAGGAGGACAAGCGCTTGTGGGAGCACGCCGGCATTCTGCGTGGTCTGCGCGGCAAGTACTCCCCCAAGCCGCTAGTGGTGGCGCCGAAGCACCAGCATCTGGATTAATCAGAGATTAATCCAGATAGCCACGCCAATTAGGCTAGCGGCTCCACGCGGGCCGCAACATGGAGGGTGCTGGGGTCCTTGGCCTTACGCAGCGTCACGGTGCGCGTACCACCGCGCACCCCGGCGTTATCGCCGCTGTCGGCACCGGATTGGTCCACGTACACGCCGGTGATGGCCGGCAAGATGACCGGCTTGTAGAAATCGGCGGTGATTCGCGTAGCGCCGCTCAGTACGCCCTCCAGTACCGACAGCATGCGCGCATGGGTGTACATGCCGTGCGCAATGGTGGCGGGGAAGCCGAACAGCTTCGCACCGACCTTGGAGACGTGGATGGGGTTCTTGTCTCCCGAAGCCTCGGCATAGACGCGTGTGCTTTCAGGGGTGAAGCGCAGCGTGGCCGTCGAAGTGCCGGCTTCATCGCCAGGGAAGTCGAGGAAACGCTCCGCCTCGGGACGCGTCGTGACTTCCTGTGGGGTCTCCTTGGTGAATTTCGCACCCTGCCCGAGGAAAGCTGAGGTCTGACGCCAGATCTCCTCTCCATTCACGCTGTACGTCGTCACCATGTCGATAACAAGGCCCTTGCGGTGCGGGCGAAGATTCTCCGCATGGACCGCGATATCAAGGGCCTCATCCACGCGCAGCGGGCGAGTCTGCTCGATACGGTTGGACAGGTGCACCACGCCGAGCGCGGGGAACGGGAAGTCCTTGGCCGCCATCACCTTAATGGCCAGCGGGAATGCCAGGGCATATGGGTAGGTGGCCGGCAGCTCGTTGCTCAGGCGCAGGCTGGTGGCCTGGCAGTAGCGCGCCAGATGCTCAGCATCAACGTGCACGCCTTCGACACGGTAGGCGGTCTGAGGGTCGGCCACTGTGCGCTTTCCGACGCCCACCCCCGGCACCGGCACCGCGCCCACCATAAGGGAGCGGTACAGCGCGGACAGATCTGGAATTTCTTTCAGGATGGTGTAGTTCATTTAGGCTCCCATGAGGTTCTGGCCGCACACGCGGACGGTATTGCCGGTCACCGCTGTGGAGGCAGGAGCGGCAAAGAAGGCGACGGTCTCAGCCACATCAACCGGCTGACCACCCTGCTGCAGGGAGTTGAGGCGGCGGCCGATTTCACGCGGGCCGGTCGGCATCGCAGCGGTCATGGCGGTCTCGATAAAGCCTGGGGCTACGGCATTGATGGTGGAACCGTTCTCGGCAAGGACGGGACGGAGGGCGTCGACAAGCCCGATGATGCCCGCCTTGGTGGTGGCATAGTTCGTCTGACCACGGTTGCCGGAAATGCCGGCCATGGAGGACACACCAATGACGGATGCACCCGGCGCGAGCGAACCAGACTCGAGGAGGTTCTCGGTAATGCGGACCGGGGCGAGAAGGTTGACAGCAAGAACGGAATCCCACTGCCCCTCGTTCATGTTGGCCATCAACTTGTCGCGGGTAATGCCGGCGTTGTGCACGATGACGTCGATGGCGCGGCCATGGCGCTCCTGGGCGTGCTGCGCAATCTTCTCTGCTGCCTGCGGGTCCGTGACGTCGAGCGGCAGAGCGGTGCCCTTAACCTGGTTAGCAGTCTTGGCCAGGTGCTCGCTGGCTTGCGGTATGTCAATGCAGATGACGTCGGCCCCATCGCGGGAGAGCACCTCAGCGATCGTGGCACCGATACCGCGCGCAGCACCGGTGACCACGGCAAGTCGGCCCTCCAGCGGCTTCTCCCAGTTGTGGGGACCCTGACCCTCGCCCTGCGCGGTGACGCGAACAACCTGACCGTCTACGAAGGCGGACTTACCGGAGAGGAAGAAACGAAGGGTGGACTCCACCTCAGCGGTGGCGGCTGGGTCCGCCCAGACAAGGTTCACGGTTCCGCCCTTGCGCATTTCCTTCGCAAGGGAGCGGGTAAACCCTTCCAGGGCACGGGCGGCGATGCGGGCGTCGATAGTATCGGCAGCCTCCGGAGTGGTGCCGACGACGACGATGCGCGCGCACGGCAGGAGGTTGCGCATCTGCGGGTTGAAGAAATCATAGAGCTCACGCAGCTGCTCCGGGGTCTCGAGGCCGGTGGCATCAAAGACAAGGGCAGCGCGCTTGGCTTCCGCGGAGGAGTCAATGACCTGGTAGTCCACGGCAAGCTGGGAGCGGAGGAACTCGGCGATGCGGCCTTGGCCGCCGAGAACGATGGGGCCTTCGAGGGCAGGTTCGCCAGCCTTGTGGCGGCGGAGGGGGTAGCCCTGCGGCACACCCGCCTTGGCGGCGAGCGGGGAGTTAATGAGTTTCTCAGCGATGGTGACGTGCGACATGTAGGGGCGCGATCCTTTCTTAAATCTTCACAACCTTGCGAGCTTTGTTGCCCTGGTTGCAAGGTTAGTTAATTGAGTGATAGAACTAACACTATCACTTTAAGTGTGATGCGAAATTCCTGAAGGGGTCTTCACCCCCCTCTCACGGGATGACTCGCACCAAACCACCCCGTGAAGGAGCTTTAGATGACCACCCCTCAGCACCGCGTAGCCATTCTGGGCGGCAACCGCATCCCGTTTGCCCGCTCGAATAAGCAGTACGCCCACGCTTCCAACCAGGACATGCTCACCAGCGCTCTCGATGGCCTCGTGGCTCGTTACGGCCTCCACGACGAGCGCCTGGGACTCGTGGCCGCCGGTGCTGTGCTCAAGCACTCCCGCGACTTCAACCTCACCCGTGAGGTCGTCCTCGGCTCCGCGCTGGACTCCACCACCCCGGCTATCGACGTGCAGCAGGCCTGCTGCACCTCCCTCGCCGCTGCCATCCACGTCGGCGACGCTATTGCCCAGGGCCGCATTTCCGCTGGTATCGCCGGCGGCACGGACACCACGTCGGATGCCCCGCTCGCCGTCAATGACAACCTGCGCCGCACTCTGCTCAACCTCACCCGCGCCAAGTCCGCCGCCCAGCGCGCCCAGCTCATCGGCTCCATCCGCCCCTCCCAGCTGGCCCCGGAGCAGCCTCAGAATGGTGAGCCGCGCACCGGCTTGTCCATGGGTGACCATGCCGCCATCACCGCCCGCGAAATGAAGGTCAGCCGTGAGGCTCAGGATGAACTTGCACTGGCCTCCCACCAGAACCTCCACAAGGCCTGGGAAGAGGGCTTCTTTACCGACCTAACCACTGGCTTCCTCGGCGTGAACCGCGATACCAACCTGCGCC is a genomic window of Corynebacterium singulare containing:
- a CDS encoding acyl-CoA thioesterase, with the translated sequence MSPTLSEEKKPVSTGKSPSITLRFMAAPTDLTIAGAQGIGGGRVLEWIDKAAYACAVQWSGTYCVTAYVGHIHFTRPIPSGHLVEVRSRIAMTGRSSMHIVNEVLSADPRDGIFTRACDCLVIFVAKDTETGKAVPVPPLTPESTEHQRVWEAAESRIELRKAIEEEMEKQTYDGPSDAPRMINRFLAKPTDVNWGGNVHGGTAMEWIDEAGSACTMEWSGEHTVAVYAGGIRFYRPIHIGDLIEVDARMMRTDARSMQMSVHVRSGNPRGGREKLQTAIHATVSYMAMDADWQPLAARQFTPRTEEDKRLWEHAGILRGLRGKYSPKPLVVAPKHQHLD
- a CDS encoding MaoC/PaaZ C-terminal domain-containing protein, with the translated sequence MNYTILKEIPDLSALYRSLMVGAVPVPGVGVGKRTVADPQTAYRVEGVHVDAEHLARYCQATSLRLSNELPATYPYALAFPLAIKVMAAKDFPFPALGVVHLSNRIEQTRPLRVDEALDIAVHAENLRPHRKGLVIDMVTTYSVNGEEIWRQTSAFLGQGAKFTKETPQEVTTRPEAERFLDFPGDEAGTSTATLRFTPESTRVYAEASGDKNPIHVSKVGAKLFGFPATIAHGMYTHARMLSVLEGVLSGATRITADFYKPVILPAITGVYVDQSGADSGDNAGVRGGTRTVTLRKAKDPSTLHVAARVEPLA
- a CDS encoding 3-oxoacyl-ACP reductase; amino-acid sequence: MSHVTIAEKLINSPLAAKAGVPQGYPLRRHKAGEPALEGPIVLGGQGRIAEFLRSQLAVDYQVIDSSAEAKRAALVFDATGLETPEQLRELYDFFNPQMRNLLPCARIVVVGTTPEAADTIDARIAARALEGFTRSLAKEMRKGGTVNLVWADPAATAEVESTLRFFLSGKSAFVDGQVVRVTAQGEGQGPHNWEKPLEGRLAVVTGAARGIGATIAEVLSRDGADVICIDIPQASEHLAKTANQVKGTALPLDVTDPQAAEKIAQHAQERHGRAIDVIVHNAGITRDKLMANMNEGQWDSVLAVNLLAPVRITENLLESGSLAPGASVIGVSSMAGISGNRGQTNYATTKAGIIGLVDALRPVLAENGSTINAVAPGFIETAMTAAMPTGPREIGRRLNSLQQGGQPVDVAETVAFFAAPASTAVTGNTVRVCGQNLMGA
- a CDS encoding acetyl-CoA C-acetyltransferase yields the protein MTTPQHRVAILGGNRIPFARSNKQYAHASNQDMLTSALDGLVARYGLHDERLGLVAAGAVLKHSRDFNLTREVVLGSALDSTTPAIDVQQACCTSLAAAIHVGDAIAQGRISAGIAGGTDTTSDAPLAVNDNLRRTLLNLTRAKSAAQRAQLIGSIRPSQLAPEQPQNGEPRTGLSMGDHAAITAREMKVSREAQDELALASHQNLHKAWEEGFFTDLTTGFLGVNRDTNLRPDSSLESLAKLKPVFGKRDAEQHGAQATMTAGNSTPLTDGASVALLSSEEWAAEHNIEPRAFLVDSETAAVDFVHGPDGLLMAPTYAVPRLLERNNLSLQDFDFYEIHEAFASQVLATLSAWEDETYCRERLGLQSALGSIDRSKLNVKGSSLAAGHPFAATGTRILATTAKILEENGGGRALISICAAGGQGVAAIVER